The Anaerolineae bacterium genome includes a window with the following:
- the cas1 gene encoding CRISPR-associated endonuclease Cas1, which translates to MPIVRYLRADQFGSHIGKYSERLKLTQGGQTLAQAPLLHLQGVTIANMGVSISADAIAACCERGIPIVFMDAHGEVYASLYAAGLVGTVLTRRAQLLAYTDTRGFALATAIGAAKVNNQAATLRYWARLRRENAPEQATALLEGADQAAAFADRIAALSPAPLEEARDIIMGLEGNAARLYWAGAALMIPESYGWPGRVGRGAVDPINSLLNYGYGILYAEVERAIILAGLDPYAGFIHADRPGKPSLVLDLIEEFRQIAVDRPVIGLAARRYAVPMDDRGRLTDEVRRDFADKIVAHLDTPVRDSAQTGDRLPIRYLIQNQARQLATFLRGERDAYRPFVAES; encoded by the coding sequence ATGCCTATTGTCCGCTACCTCCGTGCTGACCAGTTTGGCTCCCACATTGGCAAGTATTCCGAGCGGTTGAAACTGACCCAGGGCGGTCAGACCCTGGCCCAGGCTCCCCTGTTGCATCTGCAGGGGGTGACCATCGCTAACATGGGCGTTAGCATCTCTGCGGATGCTATCGCTGCCTGCTGTGAACGAGGCATCCCCATCGTGTTCATGGATGCCCACGGGGAGGTCTACGCGAGTCTGTACGCCGCCGGGCTGGTAGGTACCGTCCTCACCCGCCGCGCCCAGTTGCTGGCCTACACCGATACGCGCGGTTTTGCCCTGGCCACCGCTATCGGCGCGGCCAAAGTCAACAATCAGGCGGCCACGCTTCGTTACTGGGCCAGGCTACGCCGGGAAAACGCCCCCGAGCAGGCCACCGCGCTGCTGGAAGGGGCTGACCAGGCCGCTGCTTTCGCCGATCGCATCGCCGCTCTATCCCCGGCTCCATTGGAGGAGGCGCGGGACATCATCATGGGGCTGGAGGGTAACGCTGCCCGCCTCTACTGGGCCGGCGCGGCCCTGATGATTCCTGAATCCTATGGCTGGCCGGGCCGGGTGGGGCGCGGTGCGGTCGACCCCATCAACAGCCTGCTCAACTATGGCTACGGCATCCTGTACGCCGAGGTCGAACGGGCAATCATCCTGGCTGGCCTGGACCCGTATGCCGGTTTTATCCATGCTGATCGCCCCGGCAAGCCCAGCCTGGTGCTCGATCTGATCGAGGAATTCCGCCAGATCGCTGTTGATCGGCCTGTGATCGGTCTGGCGGCCCGTCGCTACGCTGTCCCGATGGACGACCGCGGGCGGCTGACCGATGAGGTACGCCGCGATTTCGCCGACAAGATCGTCGCCCACCTGGATACCCCCGTGCGCGACTCGGCCCAGACCGGAGACCGCCTGCCCATCCGCTACCTGATCCAGAACCAGGCCCGCCAGCTGGCTACCTTCTTGCGTGGCGAACGCGATGCCTACCGTCCCTTTGTGGCTGAAAGCTGA
- the cas2 gene encoding CRISPR-associated endonuclease Cas2, with protein MPIVLLYDISNDRIRLKVADECLNFGLDRTQYSAFIGELSRNHQETLMLKLTKLLGDAPGALLLVPVSGSDWERRFEVRNEGEAPDAPDT; from the coding sequence ATGCCCATCGTCCTGCTCTACGATATCTCCAACGACCGCATCCGCTTGAAGGTAGCCGACGAATGCCTGAACTTCGGCCTGGACCGCACCCAGTATAGCGCCTTCATCGGCGAGCTTTCCCGCAACCATCAGGAGACGCTGATGCTCAAGCTAACCAAACTGCTCGGCGACGCCCCCGGCGCCCTGCTGCTGGTGCCGGTCAGTGGGTCGGACTGGGAGCGGCGGTTTGAAGTTCGCAATGAAGGGGAGGCGCCGGATGCCCCTGATACTTGA